In Candidatus Paceibacterota bacterium, the following proteins share a genomic window:
- the dnaK gene encoding molecular chaperone DnaK, with amino-acid sequence MAKIIGIDLGTSNSAASVMEASRPVIIPSSEGATLGGKAFPSVVAFTKKGEFLVGEPARRQAVTNPEGTIMAAKRKMGTNFKYNVFGKEYTPQQISAFILQKIKKDAEAYLGERIDKAVITVPAYFDDSQRQATKDAGTIAGLEVVRIINEPTAAALAYGLDKEGKEQKIIVFDLGGGTLDVTIMEFGGGVFEVLSTSGDTQLGGTDMDKALVDYIVKEFKAESGIDVSKDKMAMQRVREAAEKSKIELSSAMETDINLPFITATAEGPKHLTLKFTRAKLEELIKPLIDRMRHPIEQAMSDAKLSAQQIHKVILVGGPTRMPIVQKFVEDYVGKKIERGVDPMECVAMGAAVQGAVLSGEVKDVLLLDVTPLSLGIETLGGVSTKLIERNTTIPTSKTQVFSTAADSQPSVEINVLQGEREMASDNKSLGRFILDGIPPAPRGTPQVEVTFDIDANGILNVKAKDKATNKEQSIRIESSSGLSKEEIERMKKDAEVNAATDRAKKEKIEAKNNADTMIYTTEKMIREAGDKLKAEDKKSIEEKVAILKKVKDGEDIDAIKKALEDLSQEAQKIGTAMYQQAQPEKDGGAKKENEKGPVEGEYEEVKDNDKGDKKDEDKK; translated from the coding sequence ATGGCAAAAATAATAGGGATCGATCTCGGAACATCAAATTCGGCGGCGTCAGTTATGGAAGCGAGCCGTCCGGTCATCATACCTTCATCCGAAGGAGCCACATTGGGCGGAAAAGCATTTCCTTCCGTGGTGGCTTTTACGAAAAAAGGGGAATTTCTGGTCGGAGAACCTGCAAGGAGGCAGGCGGTTACGAATCCGGAAGGAACGATCATGGCGGCGAAAAGGAAAATGGGAACGAATTTCAAATATAACGTGTTCGGGAAAGAATACACTCCTCAGCAGATCTCCGCTTTCATTCTGCAGAAAATAAAGAAAGACGCGGAAGCATATCTCGGAGAGAGGATCGATAAGGCGGTCATAACCGTGCCGGCTTATTTTGATGATTCGCAGAGACAGGCAACGAAGGATGCCGGAACGATCGCGGGGCTGGAAGTTGTGAGGATCATCAACGAACCTACGGCGGCGGCGCTTGCCTATGGGCTCGACAAGGAAGGCAAGGAACAGAAGATAATCGTATTCGATCTGGGAGGGGGAACTCTGGATGTGACGATCATGGAATTCGGCGGAGGGGTTTTTGAAGTGCTTTCGACATCGGGAGACACTCAGCTTGGCGGAACGGATATGGATAAGGCGCTTGTTGATTATATCGTTAAGGAATTCAAAGCTGAGAGCGGGATCGACGTGTCAAAGGACAAGATGGCCATGCAGAGAGTTCGGGAAGCGGCCGAGAAATCGAAGATCGAGCTCAGTTCTGCAATGGAAACGGATATAAACCTTCCTTTCATCACAGCGACGGCAGAGGGCCCGAAGCATCTTACGCTGAAATTCACGCGCGCAAAACTTGAAGAATTGATCAAGCCTCTTATCGACAGGATGAGGCATCCGATAGAGCAGGCAATGAGCGACGCAAAGCTTTCGGCGCAGCAGATCCACAAGGTGATCCTGGTCGGAGGTCCCACCAGGATGCCGATCGTGCAGAAATTCGTTGAAGACTATGTCGGGAAAAAGATCGAACGGGGAGTTGATCCGATGGAATGCGTGGCTATGGGAGCGGCTGTGCAGGGAGCCGTGCTTTCGGGTGAAGTGAAGGACGTTCTTCTCCTGGATGTCACTCCGCTTTCTCTCGGGATCGAAACATTGGGCGGAGTTTCCACCAAGCTTATCGAAAGGAACACTACGATCCCGACATCGAAAACGCAAGTATTTTCGACGGCGGCTGACAGCCAGCCTTCGGTTGAGATCAATGTGCTTCAGGGAGAAAGAGAAATGGCCTCTGATAACAAGTCTCTCGGAAGATTTATTTTGGACGGCATACCTCCGGCGCCAAGAGGCACTCCGCAAGTCGAGGTCACTTTCGATATTGATGCGAACGGCATACTGAATGTGAAGGCGAAAGATAAGGCGACAAACAAGGAACAGTCGATAAGGATCGAATCGTCATCCGGCCTCTCGAAAGAAGAGATCGAAAGAATGAAGAAGGATGCCGAGGTCAATGCGGCTACGGACCGGGCAAAGAAAGAGAAGATCGAAGCGAAGAACAATGCCGATACGATGATCTATACGACAGAAAAGATGATCCGCGAGGCGGGCGACAAACTGAAGGCCGAAGACAAGAAGTCCATCGAAGAAAAAGTGGCGATCCTCAAGAAAGTGAAAGACGGGGAGGATATCGATGCAATAAAAAAAGCCCTGGAAGATCTTTCGCAGGAAGCGCAAAAGATCGGAACGGCTATGTATCAGCAGGCTCAGCCGGAAAAAGACGGCGGCGCGAAAAAAGAAAATGAAAAGGGTCCGGTCGAGGGAGAATATGAAGAAGTGAAGGATAATGACAAGGGAGACAAGAAGGATGAAGACAAAAAATAA
- a CDS encoding nucleotide exchange factor GrpE, translating to MSSNIGDDEKNGEETDVQSDELEKKLEEEMKRSEEYLNNWKRAQADFVNYKRRESELFEDLIDSAKAGLIMEVMPIYDSLSIAIKHTPKEMEGSEWAKGIRQIKLQLEDLLKKKGLEEIKAIGEKFSTDVHDAVEMIESEKPEGEIVDEIQKGYRFNGKLVRAAKVKVAKKAQKK from the coding sequence ATGAGTTCAAATATCGGGGATGACGAGAAAAATGGCGAAGAAACCGATGTTCAATCGGATGAATTGGAAAAGAAGCTGGAAGAAGAGATGAAAAGATCGGAGGAATATCTGAACAACTGGAAACGTGCGCAGGCTGATTTCGTCAATTACAAAAGAAGAGAGAGCGAGCTTTTCGAGGATCTGATCGATTCTGCGAAGGCGGGATTGATCATGGAGGTTATGCCTATATACGATTCTCTTTCGATCGCAATAAAGCATACGCCGAAAGAAATGGAAGGATCGGAATGGGCGAAGGGTATCCGCCAGATCAAACTGCAGCTCGAGGATCTTCTCAAAAAAAAGGGGCTTGAAGAGATAAAGGCGATCGGGGAAAAATTCAGCACCGATGTCCACGATGCGGTTGAAATGATAGAATCGGAAAAACCGGAAGGCGAGATCGTGGATGAGATCCAGAAGGGATATAGATTCAATGGAAAATTGGTCCGGGCGGCGAAAGTGAAAGTGGCGAAAAAAGCGCAAAAAAAATAA
- a CDS encoding Hsp20/alpha crystallin family protein, translating into MDIIKWRPFQDFDRFFEGDDLFPMIPAVSRKSKPSMNVYRTDGSVVAEVALEGMDPKNVEASIENDVLTVKGEEKKEKETKEKNYYFKEIRSGSFSRSIALPAHVKAGEAKAESKDGILKITVPVDEKKANKKIPIEVGK; encoded by the coding sequence ATGGATATTATCAAATGGAGGCCTTTTCAGGATTTTGACAGATTTTTTGAGGGAGATGATCTTTTTCCGATGATCCCGGCTGTTTCAAGAAAATCGAAACCGTCCATGAACGTATATCGGACAGATGGCAGCGTTGTGGCGGAAGTTGCTCTTGAGGGAATGGATCCGAAGAATGTCGAGGCGAGCATAGAGAATGACGTTCTGACGGTCAAAGGAGAAGAAAAAAAAGAAAAAGAGACCAAAGAGAAGAATTATTATTTCAAGGAAATAAGATCGGGAAGCTTCAGCCGCAGCATCGCCCTTCCTGCTCACGTCAAGGCGGGCGAGGCGAAAGCGGAGAGCAAGGATGGGATACTCAAAATAACCGTTCCTGTCGACGAGAAAAAGGCAAACAAGAAAATTCCGATCGAGGTCGGAAAATAG
- a CDS encoding magnesium transporter CorA family protein, with product MIKEIQKDKTIWINITNPSNKDIALLKQRFAINLPVLSELTPPIKRSKLEEYKDYLFLVIHFPLFNRKKRANESAELDMIIFKNILITSHTVQFPELKQLFDRCVSDDKLKNRYMENSAVCLAFRILDLLIDSRLPMLDHIDDNINNIDEGIFEGNERKMVSEIAIIKHDIISFRRIIKPQRVVLENLAHAYSKITYENLSRLASEVIGSNIKVWNTLENHKEMIEALEHTNESLLSYKLNDTMKILTAFSVIILPLSLMVNMFGMNITNGMPFVESPVGFWIIFFMMMIASMLLIVFFRYKKWL from the coding sequence ATGATCAAAGAAATACAAAAAGACAAAACAATCTGGATAAATATCACAAATCCGAGCAACAAAGACATCGCATTATTGAAACAAAGATTTGCGATCAATCTCCCGGTGTTGAGCGAACTGACACCCCCGATCAAGAGATCCAAACTGGAAGAATATAAGGATTATCTTTTTTTGGTGATCCATTTTCCCCTGTTCAACCGAAAAAAAAGAGCCAACGAATCTGCGGAGCTCGACATGATAATATTCAAAAACATTTTGATAACTTCCCATACGGTGCAATTTCCCGAGTTGAAACAGCTTTTCGACCGGTGTGTTTCGGACGATAAACTGAAGAACAGATATATGGAGAACAGCGCAGTCTGCCTTGCGTTCAGAATATTGGACCTCCTGATAGACTCGAGGCTTCCGATGCTTGATCACATTGATGACAATATAAACAACATCGATGAAGGTATTTTCGAAGGCAACGAAAGGAAAATGGTCAGCGAGATCGCCATCATAAAGCACGACATCATAAGCTTCCGGCGGATAATCAAGCCTCAGAGAGTCGTGCTGGAAAATCTGGCGCATGCCTATTCCAAGATCACCTACGAAAATCTTTCCCGCCTTGCATCCGAGGTCATAGGCTCCAACATAAAGGTCTGGAACACTTTGGAAAATCATAAAGAAATGATCGAGGCGCTGGAACACACGAATGAATCGCTTCTGTCATATAAACTGAATGACACGATGAAGATCCTGACCGCCTTTTCCGTTATTATTCTTCCCCTTTCGCTCATGGTAAATATGTTCGGTATGAACATAACCAACGGGATGCCATTCGTTGAATCCCCTGTCGGATTCTGGATCATTTTCT